A window from Verrucomicrobiia bacterium encodes these proteins:
- a CDS encoding F0F1 ATP synthase subunit beta (Produces ATP from ADP in the presence of a proton gradient across the membrane. The beta chain is a regulatory subunit): protein MSTDGHQKGKVAQVIGPVVDIEFFTENLPPINQAITIDDKASGIHLTCEVAGHLGDNT, encoded by the coding sequence ATGAGCACAGACGGACATCAAAAAGGTAAGGTCGCGCAGGTCATCGGGCCGGTTGTGGACATCGAATTTTTCACCGAGAACCTGCCGCCGATCAATCAGGCCATTACAATCGACGACAAGGCCAGCGGCATTCATCTGACGTGCGAAGTCGCAGGTCACCTCGGCGATAACAC